A DNA window from Bdellovibrio sp. BCCA contains the following coding sequences:
- a CDS encoding tetratricopeptide repeat protein, translating into MKKIIVLLPVLTLAACATQSVNETEAPAPAAPTVTEAPVVRKEEPKPVVVEEPVRPQIPTTPSQYAALNEAIKSQSDEKIYQASTQILAQSSNDAKALNALAMYHYKRGRYDLCRYLLSKAIAGNPRMAELYSNMGIVQLAQNEKRDAIKSFRKALDINNDEAVAAANLGAIYVQEKDYSKAQVVLETAYRRGVRDPRVLNNYAIALTANRKYEKAEDLYKTILKDSASNKDALYNYATLLVDNMGKYQEGLEVINRLKFVGGPADTRNRIIALENKAKAGLK; encoded by the coding sequence TGAAACCGAAGCTCCGGCCCCTGCGGCGCCAACGGTGACCGAGGCTCCTGTTGTGCGTAAGGAAGAGCCGAAGCCCGTTGTTGTCGAGGAACCGGTGCGCCCGCAAATTCCGACAACACCGTCGCAATACGCGGCTTTAAATGAAGCGATCAAGTCCCAGAGCGATGAAAAGATCTATCAAGCTTCAACGCAGATCTTGGCGCAATCATCTAACGACGCTAAAGCATTGAATGCTTTAGCGATGTACCACTATAAGCGTGGACGTTATGATCTTTGTCGTTACCTTTTAAGCAAGGCGATCGCTGGTAATCCAAGAATGGCAGAGCTTTACTCAAACATGGGTATTGTTCAGCTTGCGCAGAATGAAAAGCGCGATGCGATCAAATCTTTCCGTAAAGCTTTGGATATCAATAACGACGAAGCTGTAGCGGCAGCGAACCTTGGTGCCATTTACGTTCAAGAAAAAGATTATTCGAAAGCACAAGTCGTTCTTGAAACCGCTTACAGACGCGGAGTGAGAGATCCGAGAGTTCTCAACAACTACGCCATCGCTCTTACAGCTAACCGCAAATATGAAAAAGCGGAAGATTTATATAAGACGATTTTGAAAGATTCTGCGAGCAACAAAGACGCTCTTTATAATTATGCAACACTGTTGGTCGATAATATGGGTAAGTACCAAGAGGGTTTGGAAGTAATTAACAGACTAAAGTTTGTAGGTGGGCCTGCAGATACTCGCAATCGAATTATTGCTTTGGAAAATAAGGCGAAAGCTGGTTTAAAATAG